From a region of the Syngnathoides biaculeatus isolate LvHL_M chromosome 2, ASM1980259v1, whole genome shotgun sequence genome:
- the ampd1 gene encoding AMP deaminase 1 — MPKVLVPETDDKMRAFAEQIFASETKGEDIRDEISVFDVPEDCPILHHEMAHHLHADDDTEKRKRRFRSAAQKTVAPAGSVEVDAPTYLEVPDFQRVAIIGDYASGVTMDDFELSCKGLYRALSIREKYMRLAYQRYPRTASQYLREMEGESFKVEDQVQPVFTPPPKNDKDPFDAADLPENLGYIARMKEGLIYVYNDAEAADKHQPRDVPCPNYVTFIDDMNFLIALIAQGPIKTYTHRRLKFLMSKFNVHEMLNEMEEMKELKKNPHRDFYNCRKVDTHIHAAACMNQKHLLRFIKKSYRVDADRVVHNLKDKEVTMKELFESLNLHPYDLTVDSLDVHAGRQTFQRFDKFNAKYNPVGASELRDLYLKTENHINGEYFATIIKEVASDLEDAKYQYAEPRLSIYGCTANEWNKLSNWFVQHRVYSPHLKWMIQIPRIYDIFRGRDFVPHFGKMLENIFLPVFHATIDPKSNPELSVFLKHVTGFDSVDDESKHSGHMFSTKSPKPEEWDMPKNPSYTYYIYYMYANIAVLNQLRRQRGMNTFMFRPHCGEAGAITHLLAAFMTADNISHGLNLKKSPVLQYLYYLTQIPIAMSPLSNNSLFLEYAKNPLLEFQKKGLVVSLSTDDPMQFHYTKEPLMEEYAIAAQVFKLSTCDMCEISRNSVLQSAMSDEEKSHFLGQNYLKEGPEGNDIRKTNVAQIRMAYRYETICYEFNLIKEGLKAE, encoded by the exons ATGCCGAAAGTTCTGGTCCCGG AGACCGATGACAAAATGCGGGCCTTTGCCGAGCAGATCTTTGCATCTGAGACGAAAGGCGAGGACATCCGAGATGAGATCTCCGTCTTCGACGTACCCGAGGACTGTCCCATCCTCCACCACGAAATGGCGCACCACTTGCATGCTGACGATGATACTGAGAAGCG CAAGAGACGGTTTCGTTCTGCAGCCCAGAAAACAGTTGCACCTGCAGGGTCGGTGGAAGTGGACGCACCCACCTACCTGGAAGTACCGGACTTCCAAAGAGTGGCCATCATTGGGGACTACGCTTCTGGG GTTACCATGGATGACTTTGAGCTGTCTTGCAAAGGTCTGTACCGTGCGTTGTCCATCAGAGAGAAGTACATGAGGCTGGCCTACCAGCGTTACCCACGGACGGCTTCGCAGTACCTGCGCGAGATGGAGGGCGAGAGCTTCAAGGTGGAGGACCAGGTGCAGCCCG TCTTCACACCGCCTCCTAAGAATGACAAAGACCCATTTGATGCCGCTGACCTGCCGGAGAATCTGGGCTACATTGCTCGAATGAAGGAAGGTCTCATCTACGTGTATAACGATGCCGAAGCCGCGGACAAACATCAGCCCAGAGACGTGCCGTGTCCCAACTACGTCACCTTCATCGACGACATGAACTTCCTCATCGCTCTCATTGCACAAGGCCCGAT CAAGACCTACACTCACCGTCGTCTGAAGTTCCTCATGTCCAAGTTCAATGTGCACGAGATGCTCAATGAGATGGAGGAGATGAAGGAGCTGAAGAAGAACCCGCACAGGGATTTCTACAACTGCAGGAAG GTGGACACCCACATCCACGCCGCTGCCTGTATGAACCAGAAACACCTCCTGCGCTTCATCAAGAAGTCGTACCGCGTGGACGCCGACCGCGTCGTCCACAACCTTAAAGACAAAGAGGTCACCATGAAGGAGCTCTTTGAGTCGCTCAACCTGCATCCGTACGACCTCACTGTGGACTCACTGGATGTGCATGCT ggCAGACAAACCTTCCAGCGTTTCGACAAGTTCAATGCCAAGTACAACCCGGTGGGAGCCAGCGAGCTGCGGGACCTCTACCTGAAGACGGAAAATCACATCAACGGCGAGTACTTTGCCACCATCATCAAG GAAGTCGCCAGTGACCTGGAGGACGCCAAGTACCAATACGCTGAGCCTCGTTTGTCTATCTACGGCTGCACGGCCAATGAGTGGAACAAACTGTCCAACTGGTTCGTCCAGCACAGGGTCTACTCTCCTCACCTGAAGTGGATGATTCAAATCCCCAGGATCTA TGACATCTTCCGAGGCCGAGACTTTGTGCCCCACTTTGGAAAGATGTTGGAGAACATTTTCCTCCCCGTGTTCCACGCCACCATTGACCCAAAGTCCAACCCTGAACTCAGCGTATTCCTCAAGCAT GTGACTGGTTTCGACAGCGTGGATGATGAGTCCAAGCACAGTGGTCACATGTTCTCCACTAAGAGCCCCAAACCGGAGGAGTGGGACATGCCGAAGAATCCGTCCTACACTTATTACATCTACTACATGTATGCAAACATCGCTGTGCTCAACCAACTGCGGCG ACAGCGGGGGATGAACACATTCATGTTCAGGCCTCACTGCGGTGAAGCGGGCGCCATCACGCATCTGTTGGCGGCCTTCATGACGGCCGACAACATCTCACACGGCCTCAACCTCAAAAAG AGTCCAGTGCTGCAGTACCTGTACTACCTGACCCAGATCCCCATTGCCATGTCCCCTTTGAGCAACAACAGTCTGTTCCTTGAGTACGCCAAGAACCCTCTGTTGGAGTTCCAGAAGAAAGGCCTGGTGGTCTCTCTCTCCACCGACGACCCCATGCAGTTTCACTACACTAAG GAGCCTCTGATGGAGGAATATGCCATTGCAGCGCAGGTTTTCAAGTTGAGCACGTGCGATATGTGCGAGATCTCCAGGAATAGCGTTCTGCAGAGCGCAATGTCGGACGAG GAGAAGAGTCACTTCTTGGGTCAGAACTACCTGAAGGAAGGCCCGGAGGGCAACGACATCCGTAAGACCAATGTGGCCCAGATCCGTATGGCGTACCGCTATGAGACCATCTGCTATGAGTTCAACCTCATCAAGGAGGGTCTGAAGGCTGAATAA